One Succinivibrio dextrinosolvens DNA window includes the following coding sequences:
- a CDS encoding ATP-binding protein, producing the protein MITGPTGTGKTLLACATGVEAMLKGHSVLFYRMSDFISLIEAKNPVAFSRFKERLRKIELLILDDYGLETIHDKAVCALNEIADIRYGIGSTIITTQLKKKSLKM; encoded by the coding sequence GACCTACAGGTACGGGCAAGACCTTATTGGCTTGTGCTACTGGAGTTGAAGCGATGCTTAAGGGACATTCGGTACTTTTTTATCGCATGTCTGATTTCATAAGTTTAATCGAGGCAAAAAATCCAGTTGCGTTCTCCAGATTCAAAGAAAGGCTCAGAAAAATAGAGCTACTTATCCTTGACGACTATGGTTTAGAGACCATCCACGACAAGGCCGTTTGTGCTCTTAATGAAATAGCTGATATCAGATATGGCATAGGCTCAACCATTATAACGACTCAGCTAAAGAAGAAATCTCTCAAAATGTGA
- a CDS encoding protein kinase domain-containing protein — MMSKILSLKTETLIPYSSFEVIDQDSSCGLVAKVKKNGEFIAIKIFLNFELNQLISEYKCLHILNSKKSKNIVKFRAAHKYDFKSLLDTEGFKTNKALNERYNSAYVSSDIYVFEFDYYYGFNLEDIIYCEPLYNARNVHKIIFELVNALKLCHNSKIVHHDLSSKNVFFDSENKMTVLLDFGNAELKKSNYDQLYREDIIMLGRVLYYLISKKTSDYFSEFTCNEKQQIMIEDMDECKCYYTNLIKKCITETSCCNDAINLIYNWVLFNK; from the coding sequence ATGATGAGTAAGATCCTATCGCTTAAGACAGAAACGTTAATTCCTTATAGTTCTTTTGAAGTAATAGATCAAGATTCTTCATGTGGCTTGGTTGCAAAAGTTAAAAAAAATGGAGAATTTATTGCTATCAAAATTTTTCTGAATTTTGAGCTCAATCAGCTCATATCAGAATACAAGTGTTTACATATTTTAAACTCAAAAAAAAGTAAGAATATCGTCAAGTTTAGGGCTGCTCACAAATATGATTTTAAGTCTTTACTTGATACAGAAGGATTTAAAACTAACAAAGCTTTAAATGAGCGTTATAATTCTGCTTATGTATCGTCTGATATTTATGTCTTTGAGTTTGATTATTACTATGGATTTAATCTTGAAGATATTATTTATTGCGAACCTTTATATAATGCTCGTAATGTTCATAAAATCATATTTGAATTAGTTAATGCACTAAAATTATGTCATAACAGTAAGATAGTTCACCACGATCTTTCTTCCAAAAACGTTTTTTTTGACTCAGAGAATAAAATGACAGTTCTTTTAGATTTTGGAAATGCTGAACTTAAAAAATCCAATTATGACCAATTATATCGAGAAGATATTATTATGTTGGGGAGAGTATTGTACTATTTGATATCAAAAAAGACATCAGATTATTTTTCCGAATTTACATGTAATGAAAAACAACAAATCATGATAGAAGATATGGATGAGTGTAAGTGCTATTATACAAATCTTATTAAAAAGTGTATTACAGAGACCTCTTGCTGTAATGATGCTATTAATTTGATTTATAACTGGGTGTTATTTAATAAGTAG
- a CDS encoding tyrosine-type recombinase/integrase has translation MKILLELPNEKYASGLRDKVLLSVLYGSGARAQELCNLKVKDVINDNNKIKLRLIGKGNKSRTVLLPENCAKLLKCFMNHRKLQGQLERHVFSSQTHEQMTVSCIEMILKKYVAIAKNKYHDKFTEKSYSPHSLRHSFATHLIEAKVPLIVVKNILGHASLSTTEVYIQISQEQTDNSIMEWNKNWISNFKTEVSKESQEKDSYPTGEVPDFLAT, from the coding sequence ATAAAGATTCTGTTAGAATTGCCTAATGAAAAATATGCTTCAGGGCTGAGAGATAAGGTTCTTCTTTCTGTGCTTTATGGATCAGGTGCAAGAGCTCAGGAACTTTGTAATTTAAAAGTAAAAGATGTCATAAACGACAATAATAAAATCAAACTTAGATTGATAGGAAAAGGTAATAAGTCAAGAACTGTATTACTTCCTGAAAATTGTGCCAAGCTACTAAAGTGTTTCATGAATCATCGGAAATTACAAGGTCAGCTAGAACGCCACGTCTTTTCAAGCCAAACACATGAACAAATGACGGTATCCTGTATTGAAATGATACTAAAAAAATATGTAGCTATAGCCAAAAACAAGTATCACGACAAATTTACAGAGAAATCATATTCTCCACATTCACTTCGCCACAGTTTTGCAACACATTTGATTGAAGCAAAGGTTCCTCTTATTGTTGTAAAAAATATACTTGGACATGCATCACTTTCAACGACCGAAGTGTATATACAGATATCACAGGAGCAAACTGACAATAGTATAATGGAGTGGAATAAAAATTGGATTAGTAATTTTAAAACTGAGGTATCAAAAGAATCTCAAGAAAAAGACAGTTATCCAACAGGAGAAGTGCCAGATTTCTTAGCTACCTGA
- a CDS encoding MBL fold metallo-hydrolase: MSEAKFKFFSVGHGLFHAGKITVADGNFFTFIYDCGSRTPSVLKSSIDSCIEFFKGKNNSDNISKIDFLFVSHLHYDHINGIRPLIEKLSQNHISVSNVVLPYVDLYQRVILLLEALNHEEQSQDKFLHNNFDAAFVDYLDFYKNPCNYLKKLFVNKDNPQEEPPVFYIVNAPSDCFISYIRIPIDLELFDLIYSIKQDNNKNTNSLYSYDSKSYFFDDYMITLGSGGRNEFSSENRSDFDFILKIFYSEEEDNCEKHKASYQRKRVELKVANGALGIIVKDTWRFICFSTPLPLDKKVCIQSLYDEFVDITRANGFKLVDVFRKDNIERLRKHYKKMSPDLNSTSLLIYHFPLDCKDNVILHRAFHFQRKHCYFFRKQGSSLRKKSYFLRKHGCFLRKHNSFLLLGDVNLNTSVIYKSKYQENSNKSFLQYLYKKLLPLQDPAHMRGFIEFEKRLNIHHESSVNYVLVPHHGSDNSWNENIFYFLNYFNESSVYIVSSAVDGKHHPGREFMKSFLNKKYVSSDVNYEEMNCLFISELCSAEEFLLFLRGNNCLKWCNEKQFVDIVK; the protein is encoded by the coding sequence ATGTCTGAAGCAAAATTTAAATTTTTTTCAGTAGGACATGGTTTGTTCCATGCAGGTAAGATAACTGTAGCAGACGGTAATTTTTTTACCTTTATCTATGACTGTGGTTCTCGGACCCCCTCTGTTTTAAAGTCTTCTATAGATTCCTGTATTGAATTTTTTAAGGGTAAAAATAACTCAGATAATATCAGTAAAATTGATTTTCTTTTTGTTTCACATCTTCATTATGATCATATCAATGGCATTCGTCCTCTTATAGAAAAACTAAGTCAAAATCATATAAGCGTATCAAACGTCGTTTTGCCTTATGTTGATTTGTACCAGAGAGTAATACTTTTATTAGAAGCTTTAAATCATGAGGAACAATCACAAGATAAGTTTCTTCATAATAATTTTGATGCAGCCTTTGTTGATTACCTTGATTTCTATAAGAATCCTTGTAATTATCTGAAAAAGCTTTTTGTTAATAAAGATAATCCTCAGGAAGAACCACCTGTCTTTTATATTGTAAATGCGCCTTCGGACTGTTTCATATCTTATATAAGAATTCCTATTGATCTAGAACTATTTGATCTCATATATAGTATTAAACAAGATAATAATAAAAATACCAATTCGTTATATTCATATGACTCGAAATCTTATTTTTTTGATGATTATATGATCACTCTTGGTTCTGGTGGGCGAAATGAGTTTTCTTCTGAAAATAGGTCTGATTTTGATTTTATATTAAAGATTTTTTATTCTGAAGAGGAAGATAATTGTGAAAAACATAAAGCTTCATATCAAAGAAAAAGAGTTGAGCTTAAAGTTGCAAATGGGGCTCTTGGCATAATTGTAAAAGACACGTGGAGATTTATCTGTTTCAGCACTCCTCTTCCTTTGGATAAAAAAGTCTGTATTCAGAGTCTTTATGATGAATTTGTAGATATTACGCGAGCTAATGGCTTTAAATTAGTAGATGTTTTCCGAAAAGATAATATTGAGCGTCTAAGAAAACATTATAAGAAAATGTCGCCCGATTTAAATTCAACTTCTCTGCTCATATATCATTTTCCATTAGACTGTAAAGATAACGTAATTCTACATCGAGCATTTCATTTTCAAAGAAAACACTGTTATTTCTTTAGAAAACAAGGATCTTCTCTAAGGAAAAAAAGTTACTTCTTGAGGAAACATGGTTGCTTCCTAAGAAAACACAATTCTTTCCTGTTGTTAGGAGATGTGAACTTAAATACATCTGTAATATATAAAAGTAAATATCAGGAAAATAGTAATAAGAGTTTTCTTCAGTACCTTTATAAAAAATTACTACCTCTGCAGGATCCTGCTCACATGAGAGGCTTTATAGAATTTGAAAAACGTCTGAATATTCATCATGAGAGCTCGGTGAACTATGTACTTGTGCCTCATCATGGATCTGATAACTCCTGGAATGAAAATATCTTCTATTTTCTTAATTATTTTAATGAGTCTTCTGTCTATATTGTATCCTCTGCTGTTGATGGAAAACATCATCCAGGCAGGGAGTTTATGAAATCATTTCTTAATAAAAAGTATGTTTCGAGTGATGTTAATTATGAAGAAATGAACTGTCTGTTTATTTCGGAACTTTGTTCTGCTGAAGAGTTTTTGCTTTTTCTCAGGGGAAATAATTGTTTGAAGTGGTGTAATGAAAAGCAGTTTGTCGATATAGTCAAATGA
- a CDS encoding tyrosine-type recombinase/integrase → MLSLRAPFGNVTTSAFRFSLQNAFIKAGINTENKKKGPHVLRSSLASAMINKGVSYKTVRNILGHRDPKVMKHYAKVDIENLREYALPAPKATGKFLMFLNGGGI, encoded by the coding sequence ATTTTAAGTTTACGAGCTCCATTCGGAAATGTTACAACCAGTGCATTTAGATTCAGTCTACAGAACGCCTTTATCAAAGCTGGGATTAATACAGAGAATAAAAAGAAGGGACCGCATGTATTAAGATCATCTCTTGCTTCTGCCATGATCAATAAAGGTGTTTCTTATAAAACAGTACGTAATATTCTCGGTCATCGAGATCCAAAAGTCATGAAACACTACGCCAAAGTTGATATAGAAAATTTAAGAGAATACGCATTACCAGCTCCAAAAGCTACAGGAAAATTCTTAATGTTTCTGAACGGAGGTGGAATATGA
- a CDS encoding DUF4277 domain-containing protein produces MTDFDDSLINTNEKILNIGTTGLTATAFDYFELKDVIRPAIGKIGFNVSIDNPEIVQALVMQVLSVPYQSLYGTAEFFQDKPLSALLGVENVEFEDLNRVNLARCLDEVYNFGPERLFLRCAKQVAIKLGAQIKECHIDSTSLHYDCKTREEEGVDLLLDKGYSRDGHPELNQINHLQICDAVTKIPFFFKSVSGHIHDKTSFKNLLIDDMPVLKKEFSELKYLVGDSALCTDPIANGAHETVGGMPTVASDINVVGIAKACGYPNAVSVDSFELLDKALEEAKSRNELSLIEVKCSIGARDDLGRPTTTAMENKQNFMEYLKSLL; encoded by the coding sequence ATGACTGACTTTGATGATTCTCTTATCAACACCAATGAGAAAATTCTAAATATAGGTACCACAGGTCTGACTGCAACCGCCTTTGATTATTTTGAATTGAAGGATGTCATCAGACCTGCAATAGGAAAAATCGGTTTCAACGTTAGCATTGATAATCCTGAGATAGTACAGGCTCTAGTAATGCAGGTGTTAAGTGTTCCTTATCAGTCACTATATGGGACAGCTGAATTCTTTCAGGATAAGCCCCTATCAGCATTGCTCGGCGTTGAGAATGTTGAGTTTGAGGACTTGAATAGAGTTAATCTGGCAAGATGTTTAGACGAGGTTTACAACTTTGGACCTGAGCGGCTATTCCTCAGATGTGCAAAACAGGTAGCAATAAAGCTTGGGGCTCAAATCAAAGAGTGTCACATAGACAGTACCTCCTTACACTATGATTGTAAGACCAGAGAGGAAGAAGGTGTAGATTTACTTTTGGATAAGGGCTATTCTCGAGATGGTCATCCTGAACTGAATCAGATCAATCATCTGCAAATCTGCGATGCCGTCACCAAGATACCTTTCTTTTTCAAGTCAGTAAGCGGTCATATTCACGATAAGACCTCATTCAAAAACCTTCTGATTGACGATATGCCTGTACTTAAGAAAGAATTCAGTGAACTGAAATATCTCGTAGGAGACAGTGCCTTATGCACCGACCCCATTGCAAATGGTGCCCATGAAACAGTTGGAGGAATGCCAACAGTTGCATCCGATATCAATGTTGTAGGAATTGCTAAAGCCTGCGGTTATCCAAACGCAGTATCTGTTGATTCCTTTGAGTTGTTAGATAAAGCTTTAGAAGAGGCAAAGTCCAGAAATGAGCTAAGTCTGATTGAGGTGAAATGTTCTATTGGTGCCAGAGATGATCTTGGCAGACCTACAACAACTGCGATGGAGAATAAACAGAATTTTATGGAGTATTTGAAATCTTTACTGTAA
- a CDS encoding tyrosine-type recombinase/integrase, giving the protein MQKWISQLKGKTSTIANKVITVRNFLVYLNTIHNENLNFLPITPKVHDDYQPFIFTDEQLKSFLEYVDSLPHYVKLKNPKTQIGYCMLLRLIIGCGLRIGETLKLRVKDVDFINAILTMRFAKNNKQRFVPMHESLNQMLKSYCIALGIINSPGSLLFWDHSKGTPLPPQKIGGYLRKLLIQFGLRTRDKKDHERGVCIHILRHYFAFKSFKQAQLAGRNFNDSVPFLSVYLGHESFKETEKYLKFTSEMYPEAIESFNDYTSQLFPEVIFYD; this is encoded by the coding sequence ATGCAAAAGTGGATTTCTCAATTAAAAGGGAAAACTAGTACAATTGCCAACAAAGTTATTACAGTCAGAAATTTTCTTGTTTATCTAAATACAATTCATAACGAGAATTTAAATTTTCTGCCAATAACACCTAAAGTTCATGATGATTACCAACCATTCATTTTTACAGATGAACAGCTAAAATCTTTTTTAGAATATGTTGATTCTTTACCTCACTATGTAAAATTAAAAAATCCGAAAACCCAAATAGGATATTGCATGCTCCTTAGACTAATTATCGGGTGTGGTCTAAGAATTGGTGAAACCCTTAAGCTAAGAGTGAAAGATGTTGATTTTATAAATGCAATTTTGACAATGAGATTTGCAAAAAATAATAAACAGCGCTTTGTTCCAATGCATGAGAGTCTTAACCAGATGCTAAAGAGCTATTGCATCGCATTGGGCATTATTAACTCTCCTGGTAGTCTCCTATTTTGGGATCATTCAAAAGGAACGCCATTACCTCCCCAAAAAATCGGTGGATATCTAAGAAAACTGCTTATCCAATTTGGCCTTAGAACAAGAGATAAAAAGGATCATGAACGAGGAGTATGTATTCATATACTCAGACATTATTTTGCTTTTAAGTCATTTAAGCAGGCACAATTAGCAGGGAGAAATTTTAACGATTCAGTGCCTTTCCTTTCAGTATATCTAGGTCATGAGTCATTTAAAGAAACAGAGAAATATCTGAAATTTACTTCAGAAATGTATCCTGAAGCGATAGAAAGCTTTAATGACTATACATCCCAACTTTTCCCAGAGGTAATTTTCTATGACTAA